A single Carassius auratus strain Wakin unplaced genomic scaffold, ASM336829v1 scaf_tig00216004, whole genome shotgun sequence DNA region contains:
- the LOC113096612 gene encoding differentially expressed in FDCP 6 homolog has product MALRAALLKSIWYAFTSLDTEDSGKVSKSQLKVLSHNLHSVLRIPHDPAALERHFSDDDDGPVSSQGYMPYLNQFILDKVIEGTFVKEEVDELCWTLCSKKNYRPDTHRVLSNQDALRLWCLFNFLADDRYPLTLVPEEVEYLLRKISSVMPVELSCVELELEDGVSVWSFLDEVNTAGRALDGESISAAVEKVYREMVGNVLKEGYLWKKGHLRRNWTERWFCLKPGSLSYFTSEDCRDCKGVIEVEQSGCVEALPDRDGKRCVFCVKTLHKTLEISAPDSRQRQEWITALQTSLRLSAVGRVSLHEELKERRREQREERGRRRALRVEETRRLTELQGEREEQLVELELLKEAQTQAQTSLQQRSHSQHQELHNTLQRQLQETQQARANLCAEVAVRDQEAEHQQRRIRELEDLHHRLQEALEQQIRARQEEETYRYTQSRLLAEEEEKVKSLLELQEDQEEQLQQTQREKQELLQEMEKKSHALDEAQHQLDRVRASRRRVDEDIVAAQCKLRQASTSVKHWNVEMNRLMHPIGPGERRASSSNLLAPLVRVPSVSESASRPPARPAREKQNSLDCDDNSDCDNMDCENKEPTDAEAE; this is encoded by the exons ATGGCGCTGAGAGCCGCTCTGCTGAAGAGTATCTGGTACGCCTTCACGTCCCTGGACACCGAAGACAGCGGCAAAGTGTCCAAATCACAGCTCAAG gttctGTCTCATAACCTCCACAGTGTTTTGAGGATTCCTCACGACCCTGCGGCCCTCGAGAGACACTTCAGCGATGATGATGACGGTCCCGTATCCAGTCAGGGGTACATGCCTTACCTGAACCAGTTCATTCTGGACAAG GTGATCGAGGGGACGTTCGTTAAAGAGGAAGTTGACGAGCTGTGCTGGACTCTCTGTTCCAAGAAGAACTACCGTCCCGACACACACCGGGTTCTGTCCAATCAGGATGCTCTGCGGCTCTGGTGTCTCTTCAACTTCCTGGCAGACGACAGATATCCTCTCACACTCGTACCGGAGGAG GTGGAGTATCTCCTGAGGAAGATCAGCAGTGTGATGCCGGTGGAGCTGAGCTGtgtggagctggagctggaggacGGTGTGAGCGTCTGGAGCTTCCTGGACGAGGTGAACACGGCGGGACGAGCGCTGGACGGAGAGAGCATCAGTGCTGCGGTGGAGAAGGTGTACAGAGAGATGGTGGGGAACGTGCTGAAGGAG GGCTATCTGTGGAAGAAGGGTCACCTGCGCAGGAACTGGACGGAGCGCTGGTTCTGTCTGAAGCCCGGCTCGCTCTCGTACTTCACCAGCGAGGACTGCAGGGACTGTAAGGGTGTGATCGAGGTGGAGCAGAGCGGCTgcgtggag GCGCTGCCCGACCGAGACGGGAAGAGATGTGTGTTCTGTGTCAAGACGCTCCACAAAACCTTGGAGATCAGCGCGCCGGACTCCAGACAGAGACAGGAGTGGatcaccg CGCTCCAGACGTCTCTGCGTCTCTCCGCTGTCGGACGGGTCTCGCTGCACGAGGAGCTGAAGGAGCGGCGGAGGGAGCAGCGAGAGGAGCGAGGGAGGAGGCGTGCGCTGCGGGTGGAGGAGACACGGAGGCTGACGGAGCTGCAGGGGGAGCGTGAGGAGCAGCTGGTGGAGCTGGAGCTCCTGAAGGAGGCGCAGACACAGGCCCAGACCTCCCTGCAGCAGAGGAGCCACAGCCAGCACCAGGAGCTGCACAACACCCTGCAGAGACAGCTACAGGAGACACAGCAG gcccGTGCAAATCTTTGTGCCGAGGTGGCAGTTCGTGATCAGGAGGCCGAGCACCAGCAGCGGAGAATCAGAGAGCTGGAAGATCTTCATCACAGACTACAGGAAGCTCTCGAGCAACAGATCAGAGCGAGACAGGAAGAGGAGACCTACAGATACACACAGagcag ACTGctggcggaggaggaggagaaggtgaAGTCTCTGCTGGAGCTGCAGGAGGACCAGGAGGAGCAGCTCCAGCAGACCCAGCGCGAGAAGCAGGAGCTCCTGCAGGAGATGGAGAAGAAGTCACATGCTCTGGACGAGGCCCAGCACCAGCTGGACAGAGTGAGGGCCAGCCGACGCAGAGTGGATGAGGACATCGTG GCCGCCCAGTGTAAACTCCGGCAGGCCAGTACGAGCGTTAAACACTGGAACGTGGAGATGAACCGCCTGATGCACCCCATCGGCCCTGGAG AAAGGAGAGCATCCTCTAGTAATCTTCTGGCACCTCTGGTCCGCGTCCCATCGGTCAGCGAGAGCGCATCCAGACCTCCAGCGAGACCCGCGAGAGAGAAACAGAACAGCCTCGATTGTGACGACAACAGCGACTGTGATAATATGGACTGTGAGAACAAAGAGCCGACTGATGCCGAGGCTGAATAA
- the LOC113096613 gene encoding peroxisome proliferator-activated receptor delta-like isoform X1: MFIYTRIQPTHEVPTGLSEMRRYDVIPERGCDACDPERSRRRDSPVMKRSPGEHETSPGLSEDYGIKCRDLSFSLCLSGAVLSERLMSVFEVLEMDGRDSSFLPTRSRLPRDPSVVGGVCMGNADSSPCSSQGEGPDDKQLEDVLCELGAGAELNLELDLRVEPEDSMHLQGEGLSWETNEPEASPEPTAASTDLSKASSLSEQLLQGREEGAGLNMECRICGDRASGFHYGVHACEGCKGFFRRTVRLKLEYDKCDRSCKIQKKSRNKCQFCRFQKCLLLGMSHDAIRYGRMPEAEKRKLVAGLLVGEKSSQNGSDLKSLAKRVNNAYQKNLNMTKKKARNILTGKTNASPVTCSRDPFVIHDMDSLWQAENGLVWNQVINGAPPNKEIGVHVFYRCQCTTVETVRELTEFSKSIPGFIDLFLNDQVTLLKYGVHEAIFAMLPSLMNKDGLLVANGRGFVTREFLRSLRKPFNEIMEPKFEFAVKFNALELDDSDLALFVAAIILCGDRPGLMNVHQVEEIQDNILQALNHHLQLNHPDASFIFPKLLQKLADLRQLVTENALLVQKIKKTESETSLHPLLQEIYRDMY; this comes from the exons ATGTTTATATATACTCGTATACAGCCGACTCACGAGGTTCCTACAGGGTTAAGTGAAATGCGCCGCTATGACGTCATCCCGGAGCGGGGCTGTGACGCGTGTGATCCGGAGCGCTCGCGCCGTCGGGACTCCCCCGTGATGAAGCGCAGTCCCGGTGAACATGAAACATCTCCCGGGCTCTCGGAAGACTACGGAATAAAGTGTCGggatctctcgttctctctc TGTCTCTCAGGTGCTGTTTTGTCTGAGCGGCTCATGAGCGTGTTTGAAGTTCTGGAGATGGACGGAAGAGACTCTTCGTTTCTGCCTACGAGGAGCAGATTACCCAGAGACCCCAGTGTGGTGGGCGGAGTCTGTATGGGGAATGCAGACTCCTCCCCCTGCAGTAGCCAGGGGGAGGGGCCAGATGACAAGCAGCTGGAGGACGTGCTGTGTGAGCTGGGAGCGGGGGCGGAGCTTAACCTAGAGCTGGACTTGAGGGTGGAGCCTGAGGACAGCATGCATCTGCAGGGGGAGGGGCTTAGCTGGGAGACGAACGAGCCAGAGGCCAGTCCTGAACCGACAGCAGCCTCCACAG ATCTCTCCAAAGCGTCGTCTCTGTCGGAGCAGCTCCTGCAGGGTCGTGAGGAGGGGGCGGGGCTAAACATGGAGTGTCGTATCTGTGGCGACAGAGCTTCAGGATTCCACTACGGCGTTCATGCCTGTGAGGGATGcaag GGATTTTTCCGGAGGACCGTACGTCTGAAGCTGGAATATGATAAATGCGACCGCAGctgtaaaatacaaaagaaaagtcGGAATAAATGTCAGTTCTGTCGATTTCAGAAGTGTCTGTTGCTCGGGATGTCCCATGACG CGATCCGATACGGGCGGATGCCAGAGGCGGAGAAGCGTAAGCTCGTGGCGGGTCTGTTAGTTGGGGAAAAGAGCTCTCAGAACGGGTCAGATCTAAAATCACTCGCCAAACGGGTCAACAACGCCTACCAGAAGAATCTGAACATGACCAAGAAGAAAGCTCGCAACATCCTGACGGGGAAGACCAACGCAAGCCCGGTAACCTGCTCGAGAGAT CCGTTCGTCATTCATGACATGGACTCGCTGTGGCAGGCGGAGAACGGGCTGGTCTGGAATCAGGTGATTAACGGAGCTCCGCCCAATAAGGAGATCGGCGTGCACGTGTTTTACCGCTGTCAGTGCACGACCGTGGAAACCGTACGAGAACTCACAGAGTTCTCCAAAAGCATACCGGGATTCATCGACCTTTTCTTGAATGACCAG GTGACGCTGCTGAAGTACGGGGTCCACGAGGCCATCTTCGCCATGCTGCCATCGCTCATGAATAAAGATGGGCTGCTGGTGGCAAACGGGCGAGGCTTTGTGACGAGAGAGTTCCTGCGCAGTCTCCGCAAACCCTTCAACGAGATCATGGAGCCCAAGTTTGAGTTTGCGGTGAAGTTCAATGCTCTCGAGCTGGACGACAGCGACCTGGCTCTGTTTGTAGCCGCCATTATCCTGTGTGGAG ATCGTCCAGGTCTCATGAACGTCCACCAGGTGGAGGAGATCCAGGACAACATCCTCCAGGCCCTGAATCATCACCTGCAGCTCAATCATCCCGACGCCAGCTTCATCTTCCCCAAACTGCTGCAGAAGCTGGCAGACCTGCGCCAGCTGGTGACGGAGAACGCCCTGCTGGTGCAGAAGATCAAGAAGACGGAGTCCGAGACGTCGCTGCACCCGCTGCTGCAGGAGATCTACAGGGACATGTACTGA
- the LOC113096611 gene encoding achaete-scute homolog 5-like: MDTSLQESPCHLSRSSRCCALSGGYGGNYTHVDRPLPLLLYPSRVDQRVYDRSFCSSASLLSYLPSLHGSFGIYECPFEPAFIQKRNERERQRVRCVNQGYAKLREHLPNGSTDKRLSKVETLRAAIRYIRYLQDLVENAGTAEENREVSPFSISESSSEESVGR, encoded by the coding sequence ATGGACACGTCCCTCCAGGAATCTCCTTGTCATTTGTCCAGGAGCAGCAGGTGTTGTGCGCTCTCTGGTGGTTACGGAGGGAATTACACGCATGTGGATCGCCCGTTGCCTCTGTTGTTATACCCGAGCCGCGTTGATCAGCGAGTCTACGATAGATCCTTCTGTAGCAGTGCATCGCTGCTCTCGTACCTACCGTCGTTACACGGGAGCTTCGGCATCTACGAATGTCCGTTCGAGCCCGCCTTCATCCAGAAACGCAACGAGCGGGAACGCCAGCGCGTGAGGTGTGTGAACCAGGGATACGCCAAACTACGCGAGCACCTGCCCAACGGGAGCACGGACAAACGGCTGAGCAAAGTGGAGACGCTGCGCGCGGCCATACGCTACATCAGGTACCTGCAGGATCTGGTGGAGAACGCGGGCACGGCGGAGGAGAACCGAGAAGTGTCACCGTTTTCCATATCCGAATCGTCTTCTGAGGAGTCTGTTGGGAGATAA
- the LOC113096613 gene encoding peroxisome proliferator-activated receptor delta-like isoform X2, whose product MFIYTRIQPTHEVPTGLSEMRRYDVIPERGCDACDPERSRRRDSPVMKRSPGEHETSPGLSEDYGIKCRDLSFSLCLSGAVLSERLMSVFEVLEMDGRDSSFLPTRSRLPRDPSVVGGVCMGNADSSPCSSQGEGPDDKQLEDVLCELGAGAELNLELDLRVEPEDSMHLQGEGLSWETNEPEASPEPTAASTDLSKASSLSEQLLQGREEGAGLNMECRICGDRASGFHYGVHACEGCKGFFRRTVRLKLEYDKCDRSCKIQKKSRNKCQFCRFQKCLLLGMSHDAIRYGRMPEAEKRKLVAGLLVGEKSSQNGSDLKSLAKRVNNAYQKNLNMTKKKARNILTGKTNASPPFVIHDMDSLWQAENGLVWNQVINGAPPNKEIGVHVFYRCQCTTVETVRELTEFSKSIPGFIDLFLNDQVTLLKYGVHEAIFAMLPSLMNKDGLLVANGRGFVTREFLRSLRKPFNEIMEPKFEFAVKFNALELDDSDLALFVAAIILCGDRPGLMNVHQVEEIQDNILQALNHHLQLNHPDASFIFPKLLQKLADLRQLVTENALLVQKIKKTESETSLHPLLQEIYRDMY is encoded by the exons ATGTTTATATATACTCGTATACAGCCGACTCACGAGGTTCCTACAGGGTTAAGTGAAATGCGCCGCTATGACGTCATCCCGGAGCGGGGCTGTGACGCGTGTGATCCGGAGCGCTCGCGCCGTCGGGACTCCCCCGTGATGAAGCGCAGTCCCGGTGAACATGAAACATCTCCCGGGCTCTCGGAAGACTACGGAATAAAGTGTCGggatctctcgttctctctc TGTCTCTCAGGTGCTGTTTTGTCTGAGCGGCTCATGAGCGTGTTTGAAGTTCTGGAGATGGACGGAAGAGACTCTTCGTTTCTGCCTACGAGGAGCAGATTACCCAGAGACCCCAGTGTGGTGGGCGGAGTCTGTATGGGGAATGCAGACTCCTCCCCCTGCAGTAGCCAGGGGGAGGGGCCAGATGACAAGCAGCTGGAGGACGTGCTGTGTGAGCTGGGAGCGGGGGCGGAGCTTAACCTAGAGCTGGACTTGAGGGTGGAGCCTGAGGACAGCATGCATCTGCAGGGGGAGGGGCTTAGCTGGGAGACGAACGAGCCAGAGGCCAGTCCTGAACCGACAGCAGCCTCCACAG ATCTCTCCAAAGCGTCGTCTCTGTCGGAGCAGCTCCTGCAGGGTCGTGAGGAGGGGGCGGGGCTAAACATGGAGTGTCGTATCTGTGGCGACAGAGCTTCAGGATTCCACTACGGCGTTCATGCCTGTGAGGGATGcaag GGATTTTTCCGGAGGACCGTACGTCTGAAGCTGGAATATGATAAATGCGACCGCAGctgtaaaatacaaaagaaaagtcGGAATAAATGTCAGTTCTGTCGATTTCAGAAGTGTCTGTTGCTCGGGATGTCCCATGACG CGATCCGATACGGGCGGATGCCAGAGGCGGAGAAGCGTAAGCTCGTGGCGGGTCTGTTAGTTGGGGAAAAGAGCTCTCAGAACGGGTCAGATCTAAAATCACTCGCCAAACGGGTCAACAACGCCTACCAGAAGAATCTGAACATGACCAAGAAGAAAGCTCGCAACATCCTGACGGGGAAGACCAACGCAAGCCCG CCGTTCGTCATTCATGACATGGACTCGCTGTGGCAGGCGGAGAACGGGCTGGTCTGGAATCAGGTGATTAACGGAGCTCCGCCCAATAAGGAGATCGGCGTGCACGTGTTTTACCGCTGTCAGTGCACGACCGTGGAAACCGTACGAGAACTCACAGAGTTCTCCAAAAGCATACCGGGATTCATCGACCTTTTCTTGAATGACCAG GTGACGCTGCTGAAGTACGGGGTCCACGAGGCCATCTTCGCCATGCTGCCATCGCTCATGAATAAAGATGGGCTGCTGGTGGCAAACGGGCGAGGCTTTGTGACGAGAGAGTTCCTGCGCAGTCTCCGCAAACCCTTCAACGAGATCATGGAGCCCAAGTTTGAGTTTGCGGTGAAGTTCAATGCTCTCGAGCTGGACGACAGCGACCTGGCTCTGTTTGTAGCCGCCATTATCCTGTGTGGAG ATCGTCCAGGTCTCATGAACGTCCACCAGGTGGAGGAGATCCAGGACAACATCCTCCAGGCCCTGAATCATCACCTGCAGCTCAATCATCCCGACGCCAGCTTCATCTTCCCCAAACTGCTGCAGAAGCTGGCAGACCTGCGCCAGCTGGTGACGGAGAACGCCCTGCTGGTGCAGAAGATCAAGAAGACGGAGTCCGAGACGTCGCTGCACCCGCTGCTGCAGGAGATCTACAGGGACATGTACTGA